In candidate division KSB1 bacterium, one DNA window encodes the following:
- a CDS encoding T9SS type A sorting domain-containing protein produces the protein MKSSTLTLVLCGVVVSGASAQYRLPHSTISSGGGVSSGGTYRATAVIGQPGIAPASEAGTYTVRSGFLFIPSQLLPTGVQPARNELPTEFALGQNFPNPFNPTTTIPFSLKTRSYVTLRLFDSLGREVATLLQGNLDAGHHTVTVDASTLPSGVYFYRLEAGTFTALRKAALLK, from the coding sequence TCAGTGGGGCCTCTGCACAGTACCGCCTGCCGCATAGCACCATTTCCAGCGGCGGTGGCGTGAGCAGTGGCGGCACCTATCGCGCCACGGCCGTGATCGGGCAGCCGGGTATTGCCCCTGCTTCCGAGGCGGGCACGTACACGGTGCGCAGCGGCTTTCTGTTCATCCCCAGCCAGCTTCTGCCTACCGGGGTGCAACCCGCACGGAACGAGCTACCCACGGAATTTGCGCTGGGACAGAACTTCCCGAACCCGTTCAACCCGACTACGACCATCCCGTTCAGCTTGAAAACCCGCTCCTATGTGACGCTGAGATTGTTTGACAGCCTGGGAAGAGAGGTCGCCACCCTGTTGCAAGGTAATCTGGATGCTGGCCACCACACGGTCACGGTAGATGCCAGCACCCTCCCCAGTGGTGTGTACTTCTATAGACTCGAAGCGGGCACGTTCACTGCTCTCCGCAAGGCCGCGCTCCTCAAGTAG